Proteins found in one Oncorhynchus mykiss isolate Arlee chromosome 17, USDA_OmykA_1.1, whole genome shotgun sequence genomic segment:
- the LOC110494280 gene encoding cadherin-related family member 4 isoform X1, with product MGVYNLIRLLLPTPFLQLHILTGACVSIATGFIGLPASVSVSESTRPRSVVVEFQVQSSSLLPTVNILSVNPELAVFETPIVNPTNVSGIFNVQIVLSGSLDYEKASMVSVRLGLVTSSGRAEQTFHIRVVDENNTPQCEPLLQLPGVEVHVPENLPVPVTLYTVLASDADRNDTLSFSISQVLPNSSKGQFHISGGGSILSSQPFDYHTGPRELILSVVVRDKQGANCTGTVRIKVLKVYNPPLDLLLVSQNVSIFENQGPEDIVATVRANLTIPDVLYTFVKDYPHFKIGREDGVIRTAYNLDLEAERALAHSVLLVRAYSVAVECSATATVTVNVLDVNEFPPFCSPSVFVLEVSETIEVGSSLGSLTCVDIDVSNQSVSLTLVDNRSSLFKFRLKDGQLQVNNTLNYDSAEMATNNFQYEATILATDTGTPPLTSQVRVLVSVTPVNEHDPVFQTLFFSVPEGTRPGTAVGTVVARDTDWPFDNIRYSITTGDDTMFTIDPEGGDLYLGGELDFEEQQVYVVGVQAEDYEQDMDRTNRKRRTVDITVQVENVNDNAPVCDPISYESTIFSTLSNKLPILSLSCADADSDRLTATITNGAAVDRFLMTGLSLVSKNMFSYVVDGVYDRTMFEVTISVSDGRHHTEAVAYIYVVPWTTTVPTTTTTTTTTAKPPQVVTVMSDYWDPEPWFVAVVTVTGVLLLLVTSLLIWAILSRVYGWGPKDEPEPPSNKTEEIGKMNTEVSQNGASENDQASLDGSLSLTKASIQDDLMRFDGKAQDPVSGRSYLFNSSTGERRWL from the exons ATGGGTGTCTACAATCTCATCCGTCTACTGCTCCCAACACCTTTTTTACAGCTTCACATTTTGACCG GAGCGTGTGTTTCCATAGCGACTG GGTTCATAGGTCTCCCTGCCTCTGTGTCTGTATCGGAGAGCACCCGTCCCAGGAGTGTGGTGGTGGAGTTTCAGGTGCAGAGCTCCAGTCTTCTCCCCACAgtcaacatcctctctgtcaaCCCAGAGTTAGCAGTGTTTGAGACGCCCATCGTCAACCCTACTAACGTCTCTGGTATCTTCAATGTCCAG ATAGTGTTGAGCGGTTCTCTGGACTATGAGAAGGCCAGCATGGTGAGTGTTCGTCTGGGCCTGGTCACCTCATCAGGCCGTGCAGAGCAGACCTTCCATATCAGAGTGGTGGATGAGAACAATACACCCCAGTGTGAACCTCTGCTCCAGCTGCCTG GAGTTGAGGTTCATGTCCCAGAGAACCTTCCTGTTCCTGTGACTCTCTACACTGTCCTGGCCTCCGACGCAGACCGCAATGACACACTCTCT TTCTCTATCAGTCAGGTCTTGCCCAACTCCTCCAAAGGACAGTTCCACATCAGTGGAGGCGGCAGCATCCTCTCAAGCCAACCATTTGATTACCACACAGGACCAAGG GAGTTGATACTGTCTGTGGTTGTGAGAGACAAACAAGGGGCTAACTGTACTGGGACAGTCAGGATCAAGGTGCTGAAAGTCTACAACCCTCCTCTGGATCTGCT TCTTGTTTCCCAGAATGTGTCCATCTTTGAGAACCAAGGACCCGAGGATATTGTAGCTACTGTTAGAGCTAACCTCACCATCCCTGATGTACTCTACACTTTTGTGAAAGATTATCCCCATTTCAAGATTGGTAGAG AGGACGGTGTCATCAGAACAGCCTATAACCTGGACCTGGAGGCGGAGCGGGCCCTGGCCCACAGTGTTCTATTGGTCAGAGCCTACAGCGTGGCAGTGGAATGCTCCGCTACCGCCACTGTCACGGTCAACGTTTTGGATGTCAATGAGTTCCCACCCTTCTGCTCCCCCTCAGTGTTTGT GCTGGAGGTGTCAGAGACCATTGAGGTGGGCAGCAGCCTGGGCTCATTGACCTGTGTTGACATTGACGTCAGTAACCAGAGTGTGTCTCTCACACTCGTCGATAACAGATCATCACTGTTCAAATTCCGCCTCAAAGACGGACAGCTCCAG GTTAACAACACTCTGAACTATGACTCTGCTGAGATGGCCACCAATAACTTCCAGTATGAGGCCACCATCTTGGCTACGGACACAGGCACCCCTCCTCTCACAT CCCAGGTGCGTGTGCTGGTCAGTGTGACCCCAGTCAATGAACATGATCCAGTGTTTCAGACGTTGTTCTTCAGTGTCCCAGAGGGCACCAGGCCTGGTACGGCAGTGGGGACGGTGGTGGCCAGAGACACAGACTGGCCCTTTGACAACATCCGCTACTCAATCACTACAGGAGACGACACCATGTTCACTATTGATCCAGAGGGAG gggaTCTGTATCTGGGCGGAGAGCTGGACTTTGAGGAGCAGCAGGTGTATGTAGTGGGGGTTCAGGCTGAGGATTATGAGCAGGATATGGACCGTACCAACCGCAAGAGAAGAACAGTGGACATCACTGTACAAGTGGAG aatGTGAATGATAATGCTCCAGTGTGTGACCCAATCTCCTATGAGTCCACCATCTTCTCCACCTTGTCTAATAAACTCCCCATCCTCTCACTCAGCTGCGCTGATGCAGACAGCGACAGACTAACAGCTACCATCACTAACG GTGCTGCAGTGGACCGGTTTCTGATGACCGGGTTGAGTCTCGTCTCCAAAAACATGTTCTCCTACGTGGTGGATGGGGTTTATGACCGCACCATGTTTGAAGTCACCATCTCTGTGTCGGATGGCAGGCATCACACTGAGGCTGTGGCCTACATCTACGTAGTTCCCTGGACCACTACTgttcctactactactactactactactactaca GCTAAACCTCCACAGGTGGTCACAGTGATGTCAGACTACTGGGATCCAGAGCCTTGGTTTGTTGCTGTGGTGACGGTTACCGGCGTCCTGCTCCTGCTGGTCACAAGTCTGCTCATCTGGGCCATTCTGAGCCG CGTCTATGGTTGGGGACCAAAAGATGAGCCTGAACCTCCATCAAATAAGAC GGAAGAGATCGGCAAAATGAACACAGAAGTGAGTCAAAATGGGGCCAGTGAAAATGATCAG GCCTCACTAGATGGCAGCCTCAGTCTAACTAAAGCCAGCATACAAGACGACCTGATG AGGTTTGATGGGAAGGCACAAGATCCAG ttTCAGGGCGCAGTTACCTGTTCAACTCTTCCACTGGTGAACGGCGTTGGTTGTAG
- the LOC110494280 gene encoding cadherin-related family member 4 isoform X2, whose product MGVYNLIRLLLPTPFLQLHILTGACVSIATGFIGLPASVSVSESTRPRSVVVEFQVQSSSLLPTVNILSVNPELAVFETPIVNPTNVSGIFNVQIVLSGSLDYEKASMVSVRLGLVTSSGRAEQTFHIRVVDENNTPQCEPLLQLPGVEVHVPENLPVPVTLYTVLASDADRNDTLSFSISQVLPNSSKGQFHISGGGSILSSQPFDYHTGPRELILSVVVRDKQGANCTGTVRIKVLKVYNPPLDLLLVSQNVSIFENQGPEDIVATVRANLTIPDVLYTFVKDYPHFKIGREDGVIRTAYNLDLEAERALAHSVLLVRAYSVAVECSATATVTVNVLDVNEFPPFCSPSVFVLEVSETIEVGSSLGSLTCVDIDVSNQSVSLTLVDNRSSLFKFRLKDGQLQVNNTLNYDSAEMATNNFQYEATILATDTGTPPLTSQVRVLVSVTPVNEHDPVFQTLFFSVPEGTRPGTAVGTVVARDTDWPFDNIRYSITTGDDTMFTIDPEGGDLYLGGELDFEEQQVYVVGVQAEDYEQDMDRTNRKRRTVDITVQVENVNDNAPVCDPISYESTIFSTLSNKLPILSLSCADADSDRLTATITNGAAVDRFLMTGLSLVSKNMFSYVVDGVYDRTMFEVTISVSDGRHHTEAVAYIYVVPWTTTVPTTTTTTTTTAKPPQVVTVMSDYWDPEPWFVAVVTVTGVLLLLVTSLLIWAILSRVYGWGPKDEPEPPSNKTEEIGKMNTEASLDGSLSLTKASIQDDLMRFDGKAQDPVSGRSYLFNSSTGERRWL is encoded by the exons ATGGGTGTCTACAATCTCATCCGTCTACTGCTCCCAACACCTTTTTTACAGCTTCACATTTTGACCG GAGCGTGTGTTTCCATAGCGACTG GGTTCATAGGTCTCCCTGCCTCTGTGTCTGTATCGGAGAGCACCCGTCCCAGGAGTGTGGTGGTGGAGTTTCAGGTGCAGAGCTCCAGTCTTCTCCCCACAgtcaacatcctctctgtcaaCCCAGAGTTAGCAGTGTTTGAGACGCCCATCGTCAACCCTACTAACGTCTCTGGTATCTTCAATGTCCAG ATAGTGTTGAGCGGTTCTCTGGACTATGAGAAGGCCAGCATGGTGAGTGTTCGTCTGGGCCTGGTCACCTCATCAGGCCGTGCAGAGCAGACCTTCCATATCAGAGTGGTGGATGAGAACAATACACCCCAGTGTGAACCTCTGCTCCAGCTGCCTG GAGTTGAGGTTCATGTCCCAGAGAACCTTCCTGTTCCTGTGACTCTCTACACTGTCCTGGCCTCCGACGCAGACCGCAATGACACACTCTCT TTCTCTATCAGTCAGGTCTTGCCCAACTCCTCCAAAGGACAGTTCCACATCAGTGGAGGCGGCAGCATCCTCTCAAGCCAACCATTTGATTACCACACAGGACCAAGG GAGTTGATACTGTCTGTGGTTGTGAGAGACAAACAAGGGGCTAACTGTACTGGGACAGTCAGGATCAAGGTGCTGAAAGTCTACAACCCTCCTCTGGATCTGCT TCTTGTTTCCCAGAATGTGTCCATCTTTGAGAACCAAGGACCCGAGGATATTGTAGCTACTGTTAGAGCTAACCTCACCATCCCTGATGTACTCTACACTTTTGTGAAAGATTATCCCCATTTCAAGATTGGTAGAG AGGACGGTGTCATCAGAACAGCCTATAACCTGGACCTGGAGGCGGAGCGGGCCCTGGCCCACAGTGTTCTATTGGTCAGAGCCTACAGCGTGGCAGTGGAATGCTCCGCTACCGCCACTGTCACGGTCAACGTTTTGGATGTCAATGAGTTCCCACCCTTCTGCTCCCCCTCAGTGTTTGT GCTGGAGGTGTCAGAGACCATTGAGGTGGGCAGCAGCCTGGGCTCATTGACCTGTGTTGACATTGACGTCAGTAACCAGAGTGTGTCTCTCACACTCGTCGATAACAGATCATCACTGTTCAAATTCCGCCTCAAAGACGGACAGCTCCAG GTTAACAACACTCTGAACTATGACTCTGCTGAGATGGCCACCAATAACTTCCAGTATGAGGCCACCATCTTGGCTACGGACACAGGCACCCCTCCTCTCACAT CCCAGGTGCGTGTGCTGGTCAGTGTGACCCCAGTCAATGAACATGATCCAGTGTTTCAGACGTTGTTCTTCAGTGTCCCAGAGGGCACCAGGCCTGGTACGGCAGTGGGGACGGTGGTGGCCAGAGACACAGACTGGCCCTTTGACAACATCCGCTACTCAATCACTACAGGAGACGACACCATGTTCACTATTGATCCAGAGGGAG gggaTCTGTATCTGGGCGGAGAGCTGGACTTTGAGGAGCAGCAGGTGTATGTAGTGGGGGTTCAGGCTGAGGATTATGAGCAGGATATGGACCGTACCAACCGCAAGAGAAGAACAGTGGACATCACTGTACAAGTGGAG aatGTGAATGATAATGCTCCAGTGTGTGACCCAATCTCCTATGAGTCCACCATCTTCTCCACCTTGTCTAATAAACTCCCCATCCTCTCACTCAGCTGCGCTGATGCAGACAGCGACAGACTAACAGCTACCATCACTAACG GTGCTGCAGTGGACCGGTTTCTGATGACCGGGTTGAGTCTCGTCTCCAAAAACATGTTCTCCTACGTGGTGGATGGGGTTTATGACCGCACCATGTTTGAAGTCACCATCTCTGTGTCGGATGGCAGGCATCACACTGAGGCTGTGGCCTACATCTACGTAGTTCCCTGGACCACTACTgttcctactactactactactactactactaca GCTAAACCTCCACAGGTGGTCACAGTGATGTCAGACTACTGGGATCCAGAGCCTTGGTTTGTTGCTGTGGTGACGGTTACCGGCGTCCTGCTCCTGCTGGTCACAAGTCTGCTCATCTGGGCCATTCTGAGCCG CGTCTATGGTTGGGGACCAAAAGATGAGCCTGAACCTCCATCAAATAAGAC GGAAGAGATCGGCAAAATGAACACAGAA GCCTCACTAGATGGCAGCCTCAGTCTAACTAAAGCCAGCATACAAGACGACCTGATG AGGTTTGATGGGAAGGCACAAGATCCAG ttTCAGGGCGCAGTTACCTGTTCAACTCTTCCACTGGTGAACGGCGTTGGTTGTAG